A genomic window from Salvia hispanica cultivar TCC Black 2014 chromosome 5, UniMelb_Shisp_WGS_1.0, whole genome shotgun sequence includes:
- the LOC125186296 gene encoding uncharacterized protein LOC125186296, protein MKASIKLREERTPLLRAKIPINILNYPFQSGVVAGESKEFSLNLSTYFQSGPSLKFAYRPNDSETPFSFIFKTGIGHYGSPIRSPLTMSAEFNVIGCENPSFFIRFKPDLGDFSAKKLISSAIVRKLGGKPALEEGNIVKKFAGLFPAVESRAGWMVNAIVRGTDLTATTALPLRDFALLNFRWGLRVPKSGAAAGDYETAAGRRRRQTDRAAGGYRLPQLVMDKIGIEHVAKADSKAEKADEFGQLAGACLEVKKQLEVVQAENGSLNKALTDLRSDLAAGKMETEPENNRNSNISGLGEGNKGLKVA, encoded by the coding sequence ATGAAGGCATCAATAAAATTGAGGGAGGAGCGGACGCCACTGCTGCGAGCTAAAATCCCCATAAACATTCTCAATTACCCCTTTCAATCGGGTGTTGTCGCCGGAGAATCCAAAGAATTCTCCCTAAACCTGAGCACCTATTTCCAATCCGGCCCTTCCCTTAAATTCGCCTACCGCCCAAACGATTCAGAGACCCCCTTCAGCTTCATCTTCAAGACCGGAATCGGCCATTACGGCTCACCGATCCGGAGCCCCCTCACCATGAGCGCCGAGTTCAACGTCATCGGCTGCGAAAACCCTAGCTTCTTCATCCGATTCAAGCCCGATTTAGGCGATTTCTCCGCAAAGAAACTCATCTCCTCCGCCATCGTCAGGAAATTGGGGGGAAAGCCGGCACTCGAagagggtaatatcgtcaaaAAGTTCGCCGGACTCTTCCCGGCCGTCGAATCGAGGGCGGGGTGGATGGTGAATGCAATCGTCAGAGGCACGGACCTGACCGCTACGACGGCGCTCCCGCTGCGAGATTTCGCGTTGCTTAATTTCCGGTGGGGGCTTAGGGTTCCGAAAAGCGGCGCGGCGGCGGGTGATTACGAGACGGCGGCGggaaggcggcggcggcagacTGATCGGGCGGCGGGTGGTTATAGGCTGCCGCAGCTGGTGATGGACAAAATTGGGATCGAACACGTGGCCAAAGCGGATTCGAAGGCGGAGAAAGCGGATGAGTTCGGCCAGCTGGCAGGGGCGTGTTTGGAGGTGAAGAAACAGCTAGAGGTGGTTCAAGCGGAGAATGGGTCGTTGAATAAGGCGTTGACCGATTTGAGATCGGATTTGGCCGCCGGGAAAATGGAAACCGAGCCCGAAAACAACCGGAATTCGAACATCTCGGGTTTGGGTGAAGGCAACAAAGGATTGAAGGTTGCATAA
- the LOC125187061 gene encoding enoyl-[acyl-carrier-protein] reductase [NADH] 1, chloroplastic-like, giving the protein MAAAATHITQLLVAKPCVSASHQTSRSSIPCFGNETKGASWTKLRSSAFLPATHTFYQTCHSNASNSKRHAVKAMAARGDKPSLPGLPIDLRGKRAFIAGIADDNGYGWAIAKSLAAAGAEILVGTWVPALNIFETSLRRGKFDESRVLPDGSLMEIAKVYPLDAVFDSPEDVPEDIKTNKRYAGSSNWTVKEVAESVKQDFGSIDILVHSLANGPEVTKPLLETSRNGYLAAISASSYSFVSLLKHFLPIINPGGATISLTYIASERIIPGYGGGMSSAKAALESDTQVLAFEAGRKHNVRVNTISAGPLGSRAAKAIGFIDMMINYSLENAPLQKELTADEVGNTAAFLSSPLASAITGAVVYVDNGLNAMGVGVDSPVFRDLDIPRAPQN; this is encoded by the exons ATGGCTGCGGCAGCAACTCATATCACACAACTTTTGGTTGCAAAGCCCTGCGTTTCCGCTTCCCACCAAACTTCTAGATCGAGCATACCATGTTTTGGCAATGAAACCAAAGGCGCGTCTTGGACAAAGCTTAGGAGTTCGGCGTTTTTACCTGCTACACACACCTTCTACCAAACCTGCCACAGCAATGCTTCAAATTCTAAAAGGCATGCTGTAAAAGCAATGGCTGCTAGAGGTGATAAACCATCTTTGCCAGGATTGCCCATTGATCTGAGAG GGAAGAGGGCGTTTATTGCTGGCATAGCTGATGATAACGGGTATGGATGGGCGATTGCAAAATCTCTTGCTGCTGCAGGTGCTGAAATTCTTGTCGGGACATGGGTTCCA GCactaaatatttttgagaCCAGCCTACGACGTGGAAAGTTTGATGAATCGCGCGT gcTGCCGGATGGTTCTCTGATGGAAATTGCTAAAGTCTACCCGCTGGATGCTGTCTTTGACTCTCCTGAGGATGTTCCTGAAGAt atcaaaacaaataagcGCTATGCTGGCTCTTCTAATTGGACTGTGAAG GAAGTTGCCGAGTCAGTGAAACAGGATTTCGGCTCCATTGATATTCTTGTGCATTCTCTTGCCAATGGCCCCGAG GTTACTAAGCCTCTTCTTGAAACATCAAGAAATGGCTATCTTGCTGCCATATCTGCATCAAGTTATTCCTTTGTTTCCCTTCTCAAACATTTTCTTCCCATCATAAATCCGG GTGGCGCCACGATTTCTTTGACCTACATTGCATCTGAGAGGATAATACCAGG ATACGGCGGTGGCATGAGCTCTGCTAAGGCTGCTCTCGAGAGTGACACACAA GTACTTGCTTTTGAAGCTGGGAGAAAGCACAATGTGAGAGTGAACACCATATCCGCAG GCCCATTAGGAAGCCGGGCTGCAAAAGCCATCGGTTTTATTGACATGATGATCAACTACTCATTAGAGAACGCGCCCTTGCAGAAGGAGCTTACTGCCG ATGAGGTCGGTAACACTGCTGCTTTTCTGTCGTCTCCTCTGGCATCGGCCATCACTGGAGCTGTTGTCTATGTCGACAATGGACTTAACGCGATGGGAGTTGGAGTTGACAGCCCCGTCTTCCGGGATCTTGATATTCCAAGAGCCCCACAGAATTGA